In one Saccharibacillus brassicae genomic region, the following are encoded:
- a CDS encoding YmfK family protein — protein sequence METKQWYMEYRIHKNRPGLLGDIASILGMLEVNIITINGVEGRTRGMLLETTDDEKIQLLGAMLKKVDSVTVTALRPPKLVDILAVRHGRYIERDSDDRKTFRFTRDELGLLVDFLGELFKREGNQVIGLRGMPRVGKTESIIAGSVCAMKHWTFVSSTLLRQTVRSQMSEEEMNPNNVFIIDGIVSTIRSNEKHYQLLKEIMAMPCTKVIEHPDIFMRESEYDHSQFDMIIELRSTPDEEIIYDTFATSYTDDI from the coding sequence ATGGAAACTAAACAATGGTATATGGAATATCGCATACATAAGAATCGGCCGGGCCTGCTCGGGGACATCGCGTCGATTCTGGGCATGCTGGAAGTCAATATCATCACGATCAACGGCGTCGAAGGACGGACCCGGGGCATGCTGCTGGAGACGACGGACGACGAGAAAATTCAACTGCTGGGCGCCATGCTCAAAAAAGTCGACAGCGTCACGGTGACGGCCCTGCGCCCGCCGAAGCTGGTCGACATTTTGGCGGTGCGCCACGGCCGGTACATCGAGCGCGACTCGGACGACCGCAAAACGTTCCGGTTTACGCGCGACGAACTCGGTCTGCTGGTCGATTTTCTGGGGGAACTGTTCAAGCGCGAAGGCAACCAGGTGATCGGGCTGCGCGGCATGCCGCGCGTCGGCAAGACGGAATCCATCATTGCCGGCAGCGTATGCGCGATGAAGCACTGGACGTTCGTTTCGTCGACGCTGCTGCGCCAGACGGTGCGGAGCCAAATGTCGGAAGAAGAGATGAACCCGAATAACGTGTTTATCATCGACGGCATCGTCAGCACGATCCGCTCGAACGAAAAGCATTACCAGCTGTTGAAAGAAATCATGGCGATGCCGTGCACCAAAGTGATCGAGCATCCGGATATTTTTATGCGCGAGTCGGAATACGACCATTCGCAGTTCGACATGATCATCGAGCTGCGCAGCACGCCGGACGAAGAGATCATTTACGACACGTTCGCCACGAGTTATACCGACGACATCTAG